In Labilibaculum sp. DW002, one DNA window encodes the following:
- a CDS encoding PIG-L deacetylase family protein: MIDLFKKVLVLAAHPDDEILGVGGTISKLTKKGTIVDILIFTDGSSTQYANDEEISENKFSEAERANKIVGTNKIDRFDFPDMRLDMIAHVDKNIALSKYISEGNYDTVFVQDYSDINKDHQELFESTIVACRPVPGQCVKYLLSYYVNSSTEWGNILRKEFFRPNVFVDISGEIENKLTSMKEYKTELREYPHPRSIDSIRNTAMYFGNSVGMKYSEAFNLILAR, from the coding sequence ATGATCGACTTATTTAAAAAAGTTTTAGTATTGGCAGCTCACCCGGATGATGAGATTTTGGGTGTTGGTGGAACAATTTCGAAATTAACCAAGAAAGGAACAATTGTGGATATTCTAATATTCACAGATGGAAGTAGTACGCAATATGCTAATGATGAAGAAATTTCAGAAAATAAATTTTCTGAAGCGGAACGAGCTAATAAAATTGTAGGTACCAACAAAATTGATAGGTTTGATTTTCCTGATATGCGTTTGGATATGATTGCTCATGTTGATAAAAATATAGCATTAAGCAAATATATAAGTGAAGGAAACTATGATACAGTGTTTGTACAAGATTATAGTGACATCAATAAAGATCATCAGGAATTATTTGAAAGTACTATAGTTGCTTGTAGACCGGTACCAGGGCAGTGTGTGAAATATTTGTTGTCATATTACGTAAACTCATCTACGGAGTGGGGGAATATCTTAAGAAAAGAATTTTTCAGACCTAACGTATTTGTTGATATATCTGGCGAAATTGAAAATAAGCTTACTTCAATGAAAGAGTATAAAACAGAATTACGGGAATATCCTCATCCTAGAAGTATAGATTCTATTAGAAATACAGCAATGTATTTTGGAAACAGTGTTGGAATGAAGTATTCAGAAGCTTTTAATTTAATTTTAGCAAGATAA
- a CDS encoding formyltransferase family protein — protein sequence MKLFCIGANLESFRSLKYLVDQNCQIDTLITLPKCENENVSDYYDLHDFCVENKIKTIDTVNVNSLEIINILKNEKPDYLFTLGWSQIFKEDFLSCFSYFIVGSHPTKLPYGRGRAPIPWTILEDTKSSAVSFFKIDLGIDTGKLILQKTFDISPGIYAEELYNIVAQELSKGFYEIYQMLIQKVDLPLIEQSNGNFNHRSKRSKSDGLIEFSNSIYFVEKLVRAVSKPYPGAYCYYKDKKIIFWKVEFCANENYVGTLGQIHKKSSNGLLVQFCDGNLWLKNPTFENNESVDIKLFRVGEKLGYNIQDEIYYLRQNLKDIFK from the coding sequence ATGAAACTATTTTGCATTGGAGCGAATCTGGAATCATTTAGATCACTTAAGTATTTAGTAGATCAGAATTGTCAAATAGATACCTTAATTACACTACCTAAGTGTGAAAATGAAAATGTATCTGACTATTATGATCTTCATGATTTTTGTGTAGAAAACAAAATTAAGACAATTGATACTGTAAATGTAAATAGTTTAGAAATTATTAATATTTTGAAAAATGAGAAGCCAGACTATTTGTTTACCCTGGGTTGGAGCCAGATTTTCAAAGAGGATTTTTTGTCATGTTTTAGCTATTTTATTGTAGGCTCTCATCCAACAAAATTGCCTTATGGAAGAGGTCGTGCACCTATACCATGGACGATTTTAGAAGATACGAAGAGTTCTGCTGTGAGTTTTTTTAAAATTGATCTAGGTATAGATACGGGAAAATTGATTCTTCAGAAGACTTTCGATATTTCACCAGGAATTTATGCAGAAGAATTATATAATATAGTTGCTCAAGAATTAAGTAAAGGATTTTATGAGATTTATCAAATGCTGATTCAAAAAGTGGACTTACCATTGATTGAGCAATCAAATGGTAATTTTAATCATAGATCTAAAAGGTCAAAATCGGATGGACTGATTGAATTCAGTAATTCTATTTACTTTGTTGAGAAATTAGTTCGAGCTGTTTCAAAACCATATCCAGGAGCTTATTGTTATTATAAAGATAAAAAAATAATATTCTGGAAGGTAGAATTCTGTGCCAATGAAAATTATGTTGGGACATTAGGTCAAATCCATAAAAAATCTAGTAACGGATTACTTGTACAATTTTGTGATGGTAATCTTTGGCTTAAGAATCCTACTTTTGAAAACAATGAATCTGTGGATATAAAGTTATTTAGGGTAGGAGAAAAATTAGGTTATAACATACAGGATGAAATTTACTATTTAAGACAAAATTTGAAAGATATATTTAAATGA
- a CDS encoding NAD-dependent epimerase/dehydratase family protein produces MSRILVTTAASGVGQSVVDSLNQTNKYTIIGCGTDRNVYVTKFCSDFFIVPSFYTSDYLDIILNNCLKKKIDLIVPGHDQELLLFAKNIKKFNENGIEVLVSRPDLIDISRDKYEWYNYFIKFDCPVVPTFTVSDFKQNPDTSIFPAIVKPSGGSSSQGISIIQNTNELIDTKDEDIIQPYLFPRKDDANYETILRSVQNRKFVQMSEISIQLVFTKDSELKGIFISNNILRNGIPIFVDPIDPDEFEYLEDILKFAEVCKVKGVKGPVNIQGRINETGLTCFEMNMRFTGITGNRAQLGFNEVEFLVDNFLNIDTKLKGYSKNKLGARQVACTTIPRIKNSENAKRTFTIIGAGGFIGSAFVDKLIEHDSKFVINLICRKESYQKYLLLFKKKCVNVICDTEDFVQTILCQSDVLVNLASALAHRPEKDQYDSILFQYNLVQKMMKANIPLVINISSQSVYNQFENCNKDEKSIPDLDSLYAFQKHIVENFFSSIRDFSPSTKIVSMRVSRVVGINNILNTKAGGFFVNIIEKLNEGKSIDIPNPFNKTNLIDIRDVVDAILFVINYAGEDEISSILNVGGENVSLKEFCEKTIKRLNGRGDDSLVSYADSKDCNIDSTIDSSLIHYYGWKPKYKLEDTIDTILK; encoded by the coding sequence ATGAGTAGAATATTAGTTACTACTGCAGCTTCAGGTGTAGGACAATCGGTTGTTGATTCGTTAAATCAGACAAATAAATATACAATTATAGGATGTGGAACAGATAGAAATGTTTATGTAACGAAATTTTGTTCCGATTTTTTTATCGTTCCGAGTTTCTATACAAGTGATTATTTAGATATAATTCTAAATAATTGTTTAAAGAAAAAGATTGATTTGATTGTTCCAGGTCATGATCAGGAATTGTTGCTATTTGCAAAAAATATTAAAAAGTTTAATGAGAATGGAATTGAAGTTCTTGTATCTCGTCCAGATTTAATTGATATAAGTAGGGATAAGTATGAATGGTATAACTATTTTATAAAATTTGATTGTCCTGTTGTTCCAACTTTCACAGTTTCTGATTTCAAACAAAATCCTGATACAAGTATATTTCCTGCTATAGTAAAACCGTCAGGGGGATCTTCGTCTCAAGGAATATCAATTATTCAAAATACTAATGAACTAATTGACACGAAGGATGAAGATATAATACAACCTTATTTATTTCCAAGAAAGGATGATGCTAACTATGAAACCATTTTAAGATCAGTTCAAAATAGAAAATTCGTTCAAATGTCGGAAATTTCCATTCAGTTGGTTTTTACCAAAGATTCTGAACTTAAAGGAATATTTATTTCTAATAACATTCTTAGAAATGGGATTCCTATTTTTGTGGATCCAATAGATCCTGATGAATTTGAGTATTTGGAAGATATCTTAAAATTTGCAGAGGTTTGCAAGGTAAAAGGTGTTAAGGGACCTGTGAATATTCAAGGTAGGATAAATGAAACAGGACTAACTTGTTTTGAGATGAATATGAGGTTTACTGGAATTACCGGTAATAGAGCTCAGTTAGGTTTTAATGAAGTTGAGTTTCTTGTTGATAATTTTTTAAATATAGACACAAAATTAAAAGGTTATTCAAAAAATAAACTTGGTGCTAGGCAGGTGGCATGCACTACTATTCCGAGAATTAAGAATAGTGAGAATGCAAAAAGAACATTTACTATAATTGGAGCTGGAGGATTTATTGGAAGTGCCTTTGTTGATAAATTAATAGAACACGATAGTAAGTTTGTAATAAATCTAATTTGTAGAAAAGAATCCTATCAAAAATATTTATTACTTTTTAAGAAGAAGTGTGTCAATGTCATTTGTGATACTGAAGATTTTGTTCAGACAATTCTTTGTCAGTCGGATGTATTAGTAAATCTAGCTAGCGCATTAGCACACAGGCCGGAAAAGGATCAGTATGACTCAATTTTGTTTCAATATAATCTTGTTCAAAAGATGATGAAGGCCAATATTCCATTGGTTATTAATATATCATCACAATCTGTTTATAATCAATTTGAAAACTGTAATAAAGATGAAAAATCAATCCCAGATCTAGATAGCTTGTATGCTTTTCAAAAACATATTGTAGAGAACTTTTTTTCTTCTATTCGAGACTTTTCCCCATCAACTAAAATAGTTTCAATGAGAGTGTCTAGGGTGGTTGGAATAAATAATATTTTGAATACAAAAGCTGGAGGTTTCTTTGTAAATATTATCGAAAAATTAAATGAAGGTAAATCTATCGATATACCTAATCCTTTTAATAAAACTAATTTGATTGATATTCGTGATGTTGTCGATGCTATTCTCTTTGTGATTAATTATGCGGGAGAGGATGAAATATCATCAATATTAAACGTTGGAGGTGAAAATGTTTCATTGAAAGAATTTTGTGAAAAGACAATTAAAAGATTAAATGGACGAGGAGATGATAGCCTTGTTTCATATGCAGACAGTAAAGATTGTAATATTGACTCCACAATTGATAGTAGTTTGATTCATTATTATGGATGGAAGCCCAAATATAAGTTAGAAGATACAATTGATACTATTTTAAAATAG
- a CDS encoding sugar transferase — MKSIFDFILALISFIAISPFFLILLVLVYLDTGGPFFKQKRIGKGEKVFFIYKLKSMKDIDEKRGLVSNIDRVTNLGRFIRNASLDELPSLLNILKGDMSFVGPRPLLIEYLPYYKEKHKIRHNVKPGLTGLAQINGRNQTTWEKRLDFDIEYVKKRNFLLDLKILFLTFWKVISKEGVESSVDLSIVRLDQDVEYQNK, encoded by the coding sequence ATGAAGAGTATTTTTGATTTTATTTTAGCACTAATTAGTTTTATTGCCATAAGTCCTTTTTTTTTAATTTTGTTAGTATTAGTTTATCTGGATACAGGAGGACCATTTTTTAAACAGAAAAGAATTGGAAAAGGCGAGAAAGTCTTTTTTATTTACAAATTAAAATCAATGAAGGACATTGATGAAAAAAGAGGTTTGGTTAGCAATATTGATAGAGTTACAAACTTAGGACGATTTATTAGGAATGCAAGTCTTGATGAATTACCAAGTTTATTGAATATTTTGAAAGGAGATATGAGTTTTGTTGGTCCACGTCCTCTATTGATAGAATATCTACCTTATTATAAGGAAAAACATAAGATAAGGCATAATGTTAAGCCAGGTCTAACAGGGTTAGCTCAAATAAATGGACGAAATCAAACTACTTGGGAAAAAAGGCTTGATTTTGATATTGAATATGTAAAAAAACGGAATTTCCTTCTTGATTTAAAAATATTGTTTCTAACATTTTGGAAAGTAATTAGTAAAGAGGGGGTTGAAAGTAGTGTAGACCTTTCTATTGTAAGGTTGGATCAAGATGTTGAATATCAAAACAAATAA
- a CDS encoding lipopolysaccharide biosynthesis protein, which translates to MKFSIKKIKNNSVVVYLATRYLTYFAQFVISIFIAVKLGPYYFGLWGFLLLLLSYFQITNFGISNAINILLVQHKKDEFKIRDLISNAFALISCLCFIVLLLALYYYYYGIYFFEKYEVGNLFYPICLIAMFVYVNMLLMTIYRVRNKLFEIAFYQSIIPFLVLIALITVDDKNLIVILLGIYLLGHTLSFLMFIFRKVLPVKGNVNLKDSKIIINKGFFLFVYNICFYLLIISVRTIVSIYYPVKEFGYFTFSYTLANSILLLLEAMTFVVFPKLIDKLNSDDPDVVEKNIEKIRTNYVYLSHGLIYIALVFFPIFVQLLPKYVDTLPALNLIALTIVLYTNAFGYNSYLMARNKEKIIALVSFVALFINVLLALILVVVFQIVYSHVIIATMFAYLFCILLFVYFGKKNLGRKISFLSIFQEAFPIKLLIPYLVAVVISLMEIRLAVFVPLILFIILNVSVIKKILNTIKNVIYKPEVINI; encoded by the coding sequence ATGAAATTTTCAATAAAAAAAATAAAAAACAACAGTGTTGTAGTATACCTAGCAACCAGATATCTTACTTATTTTGCCCAATTCGTTATATCGATATTTATTGCAGTAAAGCTAGGGCCTTACTATTTTGGCTTATGGGGTTTTTTATTACTTCTTTTGTCATATTTTCAAATTACCAATTTTGGAATATCAAATGCGATTAATATTCTTCTTGTTCAACATAAAAAAGATGAATTTAAAATTAGAGATCTAATTTCTAACGCTTTTGCCTTAATTAGCTGTTTATGCTTTATCGTTTTATTGTTAGCATTATATTATTATTATTATGGAATTTATTTTTTTGAAAAGTATGAAGTTGGAAATTTATTTTATCCAATATGCTTAATAGCGATGTTTGTCTATGTAAACATGTTACTGATGACCATTTATCGTGTTCGAAATAAATTATTTGAGATTGCCTTTTATCAATCTATAATTCCGTTTCTTGTATTGATTGCACTTATTACTGTTGACGACAAAAATTTAATTGTAATTTTATTAGGTATTTATTTGTTAGGACACACACTTTCTTTTTTAATGTTTATTTTTAGAAAGGTTTTGCCTGTCAAGGGAAATGTAAACCTTAAAGACAGTAAAATTATAATCAATAAAGGATTTTTTCTTTTTGTATATAATATTTGCTTTTACCTTCTAATAATTTCGGTAAGGACAATTGTTAGTATTTATTATCCCGTAAAGGAATTCGGTTATTTCACGTTCTCTTATACTTTGGCAAATTCAATATTACTGTTATTAGAGGCTATGACGTTTGTAGTTTTTCCAAAATTGATTGATAAGCTTAATTCGGATGATCCTGATGTGGTGGAAAAGAATATAGAAAAAATCAGAACGAATTATGTATACTTATCGCATGGATTGATATATATAGCACTTGTATTTTTTCCAATTTTTGTACAATTATTACCTAAGTATGTTGATACACTGCCTGCACTCAATTTAATAGCATTGACCATTGTTTTGTATACAAATGCATTTGGATACAATTCATATTTAATGGCAAGAAATAAAGAAAAAATAATTGCTTTAGTATCTTTTGTAGCCTTATTTATTAATGTATTACTAGCTCTGATATTAGTTGTCGTCTTTCAGATAGTTTATTCACATGTTATTATTGCAACAATGTTTGCTTATTTATTTTGTATTCTTTTGTTCGTCTATTTTGGGAAGAAGAATTTAGGGCGAAAAATATCGTTTTTATCAATATTTCAGGAGGCATTTCCAATTAAATTATTGATTCCTTATTTAGTAGCTGTTGTGATTTCACTCATGGAGATTAGGTTAGCAGTATTCGTACCATTAATTCTATTTATAATATTGAATGTTAGTGTTATAAAAAAGATATTGAATACAATAAAGAATGTAATATATAAACCAGAAGTTATTAATATTTAA
- a CDS encoding GNAT family N-acetyltransferase, with amino-acid sequence MISGKIIGLRAVEKEDLPLFRDWRNIPEFRRNFREVRELSLSDQECWFDSLQRTKHINYMFTVVDLKTNEAIGAVGLLYINWQIRSADFSFYIGADKKYVSDDAYSKEAAKLLIEYGFNNLNLNKIWMELYEFDCKKINFFENLFGFKEDGVLRQNCFEDGRYWDSKIISLLKSEVKM; translated from the coding sequence ATGATTTCAGGTAAAATAATTGGACTGAGGGCGGTAGAGAAGGAAGATCTACCTTTATTTCGTGATTGGAGAAATATTCCAGAATTTAGAAGAAATTTTCGAGAAGTTCGAGAGTTATCGTTGTCAGATCAAGAATGCTGGTTTGATAGTCTTCAAAGAACTAAACACATTAACTATATGTTTACAGTAGTTGATTTAAAGACTAATGAAGCTATAGGTGCTGTGGGACTGTTATACATTAACTGGCAAATACGTTCAGCGGATTTCTCTTTTTATATTGGAGCGGACAAGAAGTATGTAAGTGATGATGCATACTCTAAAGAAGCTGCCAAACTACTAATAGAATACGGATTCAATAATTTAAATCTAAATAAAATCTGGATGGAATTATATGAGTTTGATTGCAAGAAGATAAACTTCTTTGAAAATCTATTTGGTTTCAAGGAGGATGGAGTTCTAAGACAGAATTGTTTTGAAGACGGTAGGTATTGGGATTCAAAAATTATTTCACTGCTAAAATCGGAAGTGAAAATGTAA
- a CDS encoding N-acetylneuraminate synthase family protein, whose translation MKSIKLGNRLIDDNSLYFIADIGANHNGSLEKAKALIHLAKESGADAAKFQNFSANKIVSKQGFETMKGKLSHQSKWKKSVFEIYEDASINKDWTKILKEECDKVGLDYFTSPYDFESVDLVDPFVDLYKIGSGDAAWLEIIEYVLDKGKPTLLATGACDWDDVERMMNLATSKTKDIVLMQCNTNYTGSLENFKYCNLNVLKAYAEKYPDVVLGLSDHTPGHSTVLGSIALGARIIEKHFTDDNNQEGPDHAFAMNPQSWKDMVDRSYELLSALGDGEKRVEENEAQSYIVQRRCLCAKDNLKKGHRITKDDIFPLRPIAPDSFQPYEIDDLIGKELILDIEEACSFTLTNIK comes from the coding sequence ATGAAAAGTATCAAATTAGGAAATAGACTAATAGATGACAACTCATTGTATTTTATTGCAGACATTGGAGCAAATCATAATGGGTCATTAGAAAAAGCGAAGGCTTTAATTCATTTGGCTAAGGAATCTGGTGCAGATGCTGCTAAATTTCAAAATTTCTCAGCAAATAAAATTGTTAGTAAGCAAGGGTTTGAGACAATGAAGGGAAAGCTTTCTCATCAATCAAAATGGAAAAAATCTGTTTTTGAAATTTATGAAGATGCGAGTATCAATAAAGATTGGACCAAAATTCTGAAGGAAGAGTGTGATAAAGTTGGCTTGGATTACTTTACAAGTCCTTACGATTTTGAGTCTGTTGATTTAGTGGATCCATTTGTTGATTTGTATAAGATTGGTAGTGGAGATGCAGCTTGGCTTGAAATCATTGAATATGTCCTTGATAAAGGAAAACCAACATTATTAGCGACAGGTGCCTGCGACTGGGATGATGTCGAACGAATGATGAATCTGGCAACATCAAAAACTAAGGACATTGTTTTAATGCAGTGCAATACAAATTATACTGGGAGTTTAGAGAATTTTAAGTATTGCAATTTGAATGTTTTGAAAGCTTATGCTGAAAAGTATCCAGATGTTGTACTTGGATTATCTGATCATACACCAGGACATAGTACTGTTTTGGGAAGTATTGCATTAGGTGCAAGGATTATTGAAAAACATTTTACAGATGACAATAATCAAGAGGGACCTGATCATGCATTTGCAATGAACCCTCAATCCTGGAAGGATATGGTAGATCGTTCTTATGAATTGTTATCCGCATTAGGAGATGGTGAAAAGAGAGTAGAAGAAAATGAAGCCCAATCATATATCGTGCAAAGACGATGTTTATGTGCTAAAGACAACTTAAAAAAGGGACATAGGATTACTAAGGATGATATATTTCCTTTACGCCCAATTGCACCAGATAGTTTTCAACCTTATGAAATCGATGACCTTATAGGTAAAGAATTGATATTGGATATAGAGGAAGCATGTAGTTTTACTTTAACAAATATAAAATGA
- a CDS encoding SDR family oxidoreductase: MKRILITGASGMLGSTLVEIFSGCGFTVYATGADKEVDIPNYKFYNLACEDYSELINWSNPEVIIHCAAIINGNYCSEHPKEAFDINGISLKKIVEATDNSVKIIYISTDAVFPSDTHLATEEDSILPESIYGKSKEIGEFFLRNTDRDYTIVRTTIVGLNKDSAKIGFVEWILQSAIQKEEVGLFDDVLFTPITIWNLAEELMFLATNSLPSKIYHITGSEILSKYEFGKSLLDALGIPMENIAKDSILRFDDRAKRSTDQTLSVNLYQEHSKRVLPNNEKTIQTLVSKIQENEKYQIRK; this comes from the coding sequence ATGAAAAGAATTCTTATTACGGGAGCGTCAGGTATGTTAGGCTCTACTTTGGTTGAGATATTTAGCGGATGTGGTTTTACCGTGTATGCTACAGGCGCTGATAAAGAGGTAGATATTCCTAACTATAAATTTTACAATTTAGCATGTGAAGATTATTCAGAATTGATTAATTGGTCTAATCCTGAAGTCATTATACATTGTGCTGCTATTATCAATGGGAATTATTGTAGTGAGCATCCCAAAGAAGCTTTTGATATTAACGGTATTTCCTTAAAAAAAATAGTTGAGGCAACTGATAACTCCGTAAAAATAATTTATATATCTACCGATGCTGTTTTTCCTTCAGATACCCACTTGGCAACTGAGGAAGATAGCATTTTACCGGAGAGTATTTATGGGAAATCAAAAGAAATCGGTGAATTCTTTTTGAGAAATACCGATAGAGATTATACCATAGTACGCACTACTATCGTCGGTTTGAATAAAGATTCAGCTAAGATTGGTTTTGTAGAATGGATATTACAGTCTGCAATACAAAAAGAGGAGGTTGGTCTATTTGATGATGTTTTATTTACTCCTATAACTATTTGGAATTTGGCTGAAGAATTAATGTTTTTAGCAACTAATTCCCTGCCTTCAAAAATTTATCATATAACAGGGTCTGAAATCTTATCTAAGTATGAATTTGGAAAAAGCTTATTAGATGCATTGGGAATTCCTATGGAGAATATTGCAAAAGATTCGATTCTTAGATTTGATGATAGAGCTAAGCGTAGTACGGATCAAACGTTAAGTGTGAACTTGTATCAAGAGCATAGTAAAAGAGTTTTACCCAATAATGAAAAGACAATTCAAACCTTAGTTTCAAAAATTCAAGAAAATGAAAAGTATCAAATTAGGAAATAG
- a CDS encoding aminotransferase class III-fold pyridoxal phosphate-dependent enzyme, with amino-acid sequence MRTGQKLYERAKKVIPGGTMLLSKRPEMFLPENWPAYYSKSKGCEVWDLDNNKYIDVSIMGIGTNIMGYGHQEVDAAVSEVVKNGNMSTLNCPEEVYLAEKLIDMNPWADMVRFARSGGEANAIAVRIARAASGKDKVAICGYHGWHDWYLSANLGNDEGLAQHLLPGLNPCGVPQNLKGSTLPFLYNDYEELENLVKNHDIGVIKMEVQRNEPPKNDFLKKVRKLADDYNIVLIFDECTSGFRETYGPLFKKYNVEPDITIFGKTIANGYALSAVVGKRAVMEAAQNTFISSTFWTERIGPAAALKTLEVMERDKPWEYITEMGKYVTVKWCELAQNQNLNIKTFGIPALTGFSFESENTLKYKTFITQEMLKRGYLASTLLYPSTAHTKGIIDPYMTNLEELFHVVSQCELENKNIDDLLEGPVCHGGFKRLN; translated from the coding sequence ATGAGAACAGGACAAAAATTATATGAAAGAGCAAAGAAGGTAATTCCAGGAGGGACAATGCTTCTATCTAAAAGACCGGAAATGTTCTTGCCAGAAAATTGGCCAGCTTATTATTCCAAATCAAAAGGCTGTGAAGTTTGGGATTTAGATAATAATAAGTATATCGACGTATCTATTATGGGAATAGGTACTAATATAATGGGGTATGGGCACCAAGAGGTAGATGCAGCTGTTTCTGAGGTTGTAAAGAATGGAAACATGTCAACCTTGAATTGTCCTGAAGAAGTTTATTTGGCTGAAAAGCTGATTGATATGAACCCTTGGGCTGATATGGTTAGATTTGCACGAAGTGGAGGAGAAGCTAATGCTATTGCTGTTAGAATTGCGAGAGCTGCCTCAGGTAAAGATAAAGTTGCAATTTGTGGTTATCATGGTTGGCACGATTGGTATTTGTCTGCTAATTTAGGCAATGACGAAGGATTGGCTCAACATTTGCTTCCTGGCCTGAATCCATGTGGCGTACCCCAAAACCTCAAGGGGAGCACATTGCCGTTTTTATATAATGATTACGAAGAATTAGAGAATCTTGTAAAGAATCATGATATTGGAGTGATCAAGATGGAGGTTCAAAGGAATGAGCCGCCCAAAAATGATTTCCTAAAAAAAGTAAGGAAACTAGCTGATGATTATAATATTGTTTTGATTTTTGATGAGTGTACCTCTGGTTTTAGAGAAACTTATGGTCCACTGTTTAAGAAATATAATGTAGAACCAGATATTACAATTTTTGGGAAAACCATCGCGAATGGTTATGCTTTGTCGGCTGTAGTAGGGAAAAGAGCCGTTATGGAAGCGGCTCAGAATACATTCATTAGTTCTACTTTTTGGACTGAAAGAATCGGTCCCGCAGCAGCTCTGAAAACATTAGAAGTAATGGAAAGGGATAAACCATGGGAATATATTACTGAAATGGGGAAATATGTTACAGTAAAGTGGTGTGAACTTGCTCAAAATCAAAATCTAAATATAAAAACATTTGGCATTCCTGCCTTAACTGGATTTAGTTTTGAGTCTGAGAATACTTTGAAGTATAAAACATTTATTACTCAGGAAATGCTTAAACGAGGGTATCTAGCGTCTACATTATTGTATCCATCAACTGCACATACTAAAGGTATTATAGATCCTTACATGACCAACTTAGAAGAGTTATTTCATGTGGTTAGTCAATGTGAGTTGGAAAATAAAAATATTGATGATTTATTAGAAGGGCCTGTTTGTCATGGTGGTTTTAAACGATTGAATTAA
- a CDS encoding glycosyltransferase family protein, with product MKIVAITQARTGSSRLPNKVLKTIGEESLLEIQINRIKISKKITDIIIATTVKVEDEVIEKEAQRLGVACFRGSEDDVLDRFYQAVKLSKPDYVVRLTSDCPLLDGHLIDEVVELALIENVDYCSNTLDETFPDGQDIEVFTFEALEKAWLNAKLISEREHVTPFIKNNSTFHKEELFKATNFYSEFAEYKDVRMTVDEPEDFVVISKMIEEFGKEESWNVYAKYYVENESVGSLNSCIVRNEGYIKSIKEDLQK from the coding sequence ATGAAGATAGTAGCAATTACCCAAGCAAGAACAGGTTCTTCTAGATTGCCGAATAAAGTCTTGAAGACTATTGGTGAAGAATCTTTATTAGAGATTCAAATTAACAGAATTAAAATATCTAAAAAAATCACTGATATTATTATTGCGACAACTGTAAAAGTTGAAGACGAAGTGATAGAGAAGGAAGCTCAGCGTTTAGGGGTCGCTTGTTTTAGAGGTTCAGAGGATGATGTATTGGATCGTTTTTATCAGGCTGTTAAATTAAGTAAACCTGATTATGTTGTTCGATTGACTTCTGATTGCCCTCTATTAGATGGCCATTTGATAGATGAAGTTGTGGAGTTAGCATTAATTGAGAATGTGGATTACTGCTCCAATACATTAGACGAAACCTTTCCTGATGGACAAGATATTGAGGTTTTTACTTTTGAGGCTTTAGAAAAGGCATGGCTGAATGCAAAACTGATATCGGAACGAGAACATGTAACTCCTTTTATAAAGAACAATTCAACTTTTCATAAGGAGGAGCTCTTTAAAGCAACGAACTTCTATTCGGAATTTGCCGAGTATAAAGATGTTAGAATGACGGTTGATGAGCCGGAAGACTTTGTTGTTATTTCCAAGATGATTGAGGAATTTGGTAAAGAAGAGAGTTGGAATGTGTATGCGAAATACTATGTGGAGAATGAAAGTGTGGGAAGTTTGAATAGTTGTATCGTAAGAAATGAAGGATACATTAAATCCATTAAAGAAGACCTACAAAAATAG